From a single Arachis hypogaea cultivar Tifrunner chromosome 3, arahy.Tifrunner.gnm2.J5K5, whole genome shotgun sequence genomic region:
- the LOC112790636 gene encoding uncharacterized protein isoform X2: protein MEASQSAGVDPEQPSLTSELQPLGNIDEPNWKNDADETKALNLDLTMEVPLLNAVSPAGIFVEEFIPPSAYKSPPQAPLESIEACLMAIEQLVGMLEVRAARSEALIVYIKTMISTLCKKEEILQMIPTPKAQLHNEATEKKTPQAPNTLGGVGSAAAVVLNNSKNEASALMFTHQLSSSEKGKGILGDPVTNLTLDVIVSDSSGSEDDLLLLDHLSSTAVLSTGATLIPTEAPASLHWSRGVPKMLNDSKDEPFTACNATVQRTTVGGDLDSPTRLTDLDAFSEPGPKRQKTPRLLTSDLAATALHVGSMGSPPKTHSNSVPQTRPLFRRGGRGVGDAFRRRTWTTRFTKSLRIFPCGSGQLPI, encoded by the exons ATGGAAGCGTCACAAAGTGCGGGAGTCGATCCGGAGCAACCCTCCCTAACGTCAGA GCTTCAACCTCTCGGCAACATCGACGAACCCAACTGGAAAAATGATGCTGATGAAACGAAGGCCTTGAATCTTGACCTAACGATGGAGGTG CCCCTCCTTAATGCGGTGTCCCCGGCCGGCATTTTTGTTGAAGAGTTCATTCCGCCTTCTGCGTATAAGTCACCTCCCCAGGCTCCGCTCGAG AGCATAGAGGCATGCTTGATGGCCATTGAGCAGTTGGTTGGAATGCTTGAAGTTAGGGCCGCCCGATCGGAGGCTCTCATTGTGTATATCAAGACGATGATATCCACGTTATGTAAGAAGGAGGAGATTTTGCAGATGATACCTACTCCAAAGGCACAACTCCATAATGAAGCCACAGAGAAGAAAACACCGCAGGCGCCTAACACTCTTGGAGGTGTTGGCAGCGCTGCTGCGGTTGTCTTGAACAACAGCAAAAACGAAGCATCTGCTCTGATGTTCACCCATCAGCTAAGCAGTTCAGAAAAGGGTAAGGGAATCTTGGGTGACCCCGTCACGAACTTGACCCTCGACGTTATTGTCTCGGATTCTTCAGGTTCGGAGGATGATCTCCTTCTGCTTGACCACCTTTCTTCAACAGCCGTACTCTCCACTGGTGCAACACTAATCCCGACCGAAGCACCAGCCAGCCTTCACTGGTCGCGTGGGGTTCCAAAAATGTTAAACGACTCCAAGGATGAGCCATTTACAGCATGCAATGCCACTGTGCAG AGAACAACGGTCGGAGGGGATCTCGACAGCCCGACTCGGCTGACTGATCTCGATGCATTTTCCGAGCCAGGTCCTAAGCGACAGAAGACGCCGCGGTTGTTGACGTCGGACTTGGCTGCAACGGCCCTTCACGTGGGGTCCATGGGCTCCCCTCCGAAGACCCATTCCAACTCCGTGCCACAGACACGACCTCTGTTTCGGCGTGGTGGAAGGGGGGTCGGGGACGCATTCCGCCGCCGAACTTGGACAACCCGGTTTACCAAATCCCTAAG AATTTTCCCATGTGGTTCAGGCCAACTGCCGATATGA
- the LOC112790637 gene encoding protein FAR1-RELATED SEQUENCE 5 isoform X1: MNNINQEAISTSANHESAVPEPEDGVLNEETLFDMSMLGDEEGFPNMTQTEAEPESAQVPSHVSVEDVLKMEFFTPGEAREFYTSYSRLKGFAIRNSKTVKNAKGDIVRYNFVCNREGFRQKKWLDKLDRKREHKPITRCGCVAEMRIKKNHGNGKWYVSQFVDDHNHTLLPERFVRYLPSHRNMSDAEIAQMNSMRQVGISIPKIYQSFAMQVGGFNLIRFTKEDMHNEVRKQHALQSGDVNAALRFFEHAARNDERLFWRYQVAAGCRMCDIIWSDGRSQEDYEAFGDVLAFDATYGRNKYNLPVIVLSSVNHHNQTCVFAAAMVSCES, from the exons ATGAACAACATAAACCAAGAGGCGATATCGACGTCAGCCAATCATGAATCGGCGGTGCCAGAGCCGGAGGACGGGGTTTTGAATGAG GAAACACTTTTTGACATGAGCATGTTAGGGGACGAAGAAGGGTTTCCGAATATGACGCAGACAGAGGCGGAGCCTGAATCTGCTCAGGTACCAAGTCATGTCAGCGTTGAAGATGTGCTGAAGATGGAGTTCTTTACCCCTGGGGAAGCAAGGGAATTCTACACGAGTTACAGTAGGCTAAAAGGTTTTGCAATAAGGAACAGTAAGACGGTAAAAAATGCCAAAGGAGATATCGTTAGATACAATTTTGTTTGCAACAGAGAAGGATTTAGGCAGAAGAAGTGGTTAGATAAGCTCGATAGGAAAAGAGAGCACAAGCCTATAACGCGATGTGGGTGTGTAGCAGAGATGAGGATAAAGAAGAATCATGGTAATGGAAAATGGTATGTTTCACAGTTTGTGGATGATCATAACCACACCCTACTCCCTGAAAGGTTTGTTAGATATCTGCCTTCACACAGGAATATGTCTGATGCAGAAATTGCTCAAATGAATAGCATGCGGCAAGTTGGGATAAGCATTCCGAAGATATACCAGTCATTTGCGATGCAGGTTGGGGGCTTTAACTTAATAAGATTTACTAAGGAAGATATGCACAATGAGGTGCGAAAGCAACATGCTCTGCAGAGCGGAGATGTGAATGCCGCGCTGCGTTTCTTCGAACATGCTGCCAGAAACGATGAGAGACTGTTTTGGAGGTATCAGGTGGCGGCTGGTTGTCGCATGTGTGACATTATATGGAGTGATGGTCGAAGCCAGGAAGATTATGAGGCGTTCGGTGATGTCCTCGCCTTTGATGCGACCTATGGGAGGAACAAGTATAACTTGCCGGTTATTGTTTTGTCCAGTGTTAATCACCATAATCAGACATGCGTGTTTGCAGCAGCAATGGTTTCATGTGAGTCATAG
- the LOC112790636 gene encoding uncharacterized protein isoform X1, with product MEASQSAGVDPEQPSLTSELQPLGNIDEPNWKNDADETKALNLDLTMEVPLLNAVSPAGIFVEEFIPPSAYKSPPQAPLELLLLQSIEACLMAIEQLVGMLEVRAARSEALIVYIKTMISTLCKKEEILQMIPTPKAQLHNEATEKKTPQAPNTLGGVGSAAAVVLNNSKNEASALMFTHQLSSSEKGKGILGDPVTNLTLDVIVSDSSGSEDDLLLLDHLSSTAVLSTGATLIPTEAPASLHWSRGVPKMLNDSKDEPFTACNATVQRTTVGGDLDSPTRLTDLDAFSEPGPKRQKTPRLLTSDLAATALHVGSMGSPPKTHSNSVPQTRPLFRRGGRGVGDAFRRRTWTTRFTKSLRIFPCGSGQLPI from the exons ATGGAAGCGTCACAAAGTGCGGGAGTCGATCCGGAGCAACCCTCCCTAACGTCAGA GCTTCAACCTCTCGGCAACATCGACGAACCCAACTGGAAAAATGATGCTGATGAAACGAAGGCCTTGAATCTTGACCTAACGATGGAGGTG CCCCTCCTTAATGCGGTGTCCCCGGCCGGCATTTTTGTTGAAGAGTTCATTCCGCCTTCTGCGTATAAGTCACCTCCCCAGGCTCCGCTCGAG CTTTTACTATTGCAGAGCATAGAGGCATGCTTGATGGCCATTGAGCAGTTGGTTGGAATGCTTGAAGTTAGGGCCGCCCGATCGGAGGCTCTCATTGTGTATATCAAGACGATGATATCCACGTTATGTAAGAAGGAGGAGATTTTGCAGATGATACCTACTCCAAAGGCACAACTCCATAATGAAGCCACAGAGAAGAAAACACCGCAGGCGCCTAACACTCTTGGAGGTGTTGGCAGCGCTGCTGCGGTTGTCTTGAACAACAGCAAAAACGAAGCATCTGCTCTGATGTTCACCCATCAGCTAAGCAGTTCAGAAAAGGGTAAGGGAATCTTGGGTGACCCCGTCACGAACTTGACCCTCGACGTTATTGTCTCGGATTCTTCAGGTTCGGAGGATGATCTCCTTCTGCTTGACCACCTTTCTTCAACAGCCGTACTCTCCACTGGTGCAACACTAATCCCGACCGAAGCACCAGCCAGCCTTCACTGGTCGCGTGGGGTTCCAAAAATGTTAAACGACTCCAAGGATGAGCCATTTACAGCATGCAATGCCACTGTGCAG AGAACAACGGTCGGAGGGGATCTCGACAGCCCGACTCGGCTGACTGATCTCGATGCATTTTCCGAGCCAGGTCCTAAGCGACAGAAGACGCCGCGGTTGTTGACGTCGGACTTGGCTGCAACGGCCCTTCACGTGGGGTCCATGGGCTCCCCTCCGAAGACCCATTCCAACTCCGTGCCACAGACACGACCTCTGTTTCGGCGTGGTGGAAGGGGGGTCGGGGACGCATTCCGCCGCCGAACTTGGACAACCCGGTTTACCAAATCCCTAAG AATTTTCCCATGTGGTTCAGGCCAACTGCCGATATGA
- the LOC112790637 gene encoding protein FAR1-RELATED SEQUENCE 5 isoform X2: MSMLGDEEGFPNMTQTEAEPESAQVPSHVSVEDVLKMEFFTPGEAREFYTSYSRLKGFAIRNSKTVKNAKGDIVRYNFVCNREGFRQKKWLDKLDRKREHKPITRCGCVAEMRIKKNHGNGKWYVSQFVDDHNHTLLPERFVRYLPSHRNMSDAEIAQMNSMRQVGISIPKIYQSFAMQVGGFNLIRFTKEDMHNEVRKQHALQSGDVNAALRFFEHAARNDERLFWRYQVAAGCRMCDIIWSDGRSQEDYEAFGDVLAFDATYGRNKYNLPVIVLSSVNHHNQTCVFAAAMVSCES; encoded by the coding sequence ATGAGCATGTTAGGGGACGAAGAAGGGTTTCCGAATATGACGCAGACAGAGGCGGAGCCTGAATCTGCTCAGGTACCAAGTCATGTCAGCGTTGAAGATGTGCTGAAGATGGAGTTCTTTACCCCTGGGGAAGCAAGGGAATTCTACACGAGTTACAGTAGGCTAAAAGGTTTTGCAATAAGGAACAGTAAGACGGTAAAAAATGCCAAAGGAGATATCGTTAGATACAATTTTGTTTGCAACAGAGAAGGATTTAGGCAGAAGAAGTGGTTAGATAAGCTCGATAGGAAAAGAGAGCACAAGCCTATAACGCGATGTGGGTGTGTAGCAGAGATGAGGATAAAGAAGAATCATGGTAATGGAAAATGGTATGTTTCACAGTTTGTGGATGATCATAACCACACCCTACTCCCTGAAAGGTTTGTTAGATATCTGCCTTCACACAGGAATATGTCTGATGCAGAAATTGCTCAAATGAATAGCATGCGGCAAGTTGGGATAAGCATTCCGAAGATATACCAGTCATTTGCGATGCAGGTTGGGGGCTTTAACTTAATAAGATTTACTAAGGAAGATATGCACAATGAGGTGCGAAAGCAACATGCTCTGCAGAGCGGAGATGTGAATGCCGCGCTGCGTTTCTTCGAACATGCTGCCAGAAACGATGAGAGACTGTTTTGGAGGTATCAGGTGGCGGCTGGTTGTCGCATGTGTGACATTATATGGAGTGATGGTCGAAGCCAGGAAGATTATGAGGCGTTCGGTGATGTCCTCGCCTTTGATGCGACCTATGGGAGGAACAAGTATAACTTGCCGGTTATTGTTTTGTCCAGTGTTAATCACCATAATCAGACATGCGTGTTTGCAGCAGCAATGGTTTCATGTGAGTCATAG